A stretch of the Vigna radiata var. radiata cultivar VC1973A chromosome 7, Vradiata_ver6, whole genome shotgun sequence genome encodes the following:
- the LOC106767887 gene encoding fe(2+) transport protein 1-like, translated as MAITSATLFKIIFVFFILVTLLTPRAVADCETQSANACNNKKKALPLKVIAIFAILVCSIIGITLPLVTRSIPALSPENDLFVIVKCFAAGIILGTGFMHVLPDSFDMLRSDCLKEKPWHKFPFSGFVAMFSAIITMMVDSLATSAYTKKIRTEIISSQSSPAGGGDQEMGGVVNFGHFHGHHYNHPENKTEGQSQLLRYRVIAMVLELGIVVHSVVIGLGMGASNNTCTIKGLIAALCFHQMFEGMGLGGCILQAQYKSLKNVTMMFFFSVTTPFGIVLGIALSTIYRENSSSALITVGLLNASSAGLLIYMALVDLLSTDFMSPRLQGSINLQLKSYLAVFLGAAGMSLMAKWA; from the exons ATGGCAATTACTTCAGCGACTCTTTTCAAGattatctttgttttcttcattctcGTCACTCTTCTCACACCTCGAGCCGTGGCTGATTGTGAAACTCAATCAGCAAACGCAtgcaacaacaaaaagaaagcCCTGCCTCTAAAAGTCATAGCCATATTCGCCATTTTAGTTTGTAGCATAATTGGTATCACACTACCCTTAGTGACACGTTCAATCCCAGCTTTGAGTCCTGAAAACGATCTCTTCGTAATTGTGAAATGCTTCGCGGCTGGTATAATTCTAGGCACGGGGTTCATGCACGTGCTTCCCGATTCCTTTGACATGTTGCGGTCTGATTGCTTGAAGGAGAAACCGTGGCACAAGTTTCCATTTTCGGGATTTGTTGCTATGTTCTCTGCTATAATAACGATGATGGTGGATTCTTTGGCTACTAGTGCTTACACAAAGAAGATTAGGACTGAGATCATTTCATCTCAGAGCAGCCCTGCAGGTGGTGGAGACCAAGAGATGGGTGGTGTTGTTAACTTTGGCCATTTCCATGGCCACCACTACAACCACCCTGAGAACAAGACAGAAGGCCAATCACAGCTTCTACGTTATCGTGTTATTGCCATG GTATTAGAACTTGGAATTGTGGTTCATTCGGTGGTTATAGGACTTGGCATGGGAGCCTCAAACAACACATGCACCATAAAAGGTCTAATAGCTGCGCTTTGCTTCCATCAAATGTTTGAAGGCATGGGTCTCGGAGGGTGCATTCTGCag GCCCAATACAAATCCTTAAAAAATGTCACtatgatgtttttcttttccgtGACAACCCCATTTGGAATTGTCCTAGGAATTGCATTGTCGACAATCTACAGAGAAAACAGTTCAAGTGCACTCATCACTGTGGGGCTGCTGAACGCTTCTTCTGCTGGTCTTTTGATTTACATGGCTTTGGTTGATCTTCTTTCTACTGATTTCATGAGCCCTAGATTGCAGGGAAGCATCAACCTTCAATTAAAATCTTACTTAGCAGTGTTTTTGGGTGCTGCTGGCATGTCTCTCATGGCAAAGTGGGCTTAG
- the LOC111242019 gene encoding uncharacterized protein LOC111242019, whose amino-acid sequence MDVVLNQAKVGDKKIEGDSNCGVQSIFVSYSRCFWKLKPSLGEVGIIKAVHKFIYLRKFPLKHSLLHDVTILLCFPNKRFYQYSQGLLVFHWKSFKEHLLTSKRRNECEVVEKLSERV is encoded by the exons ATGGACGTGGTTCTGAACCAAGCAAAG GTTGGGGACAAGAAAATAGAAGGAGATAGCAATTGTGGCGTGCAGAGCATTTTTGTTTCATACTCTAGGTGCTTTTGGAAATTAAAGCCATCACTTGGAGAAGTAGGAATTATCAAAGCC GTGCATAAATTCATCTACTTGAGGAAATTCCCACTCAAACATTCTCTTCTCCAC GATGTTACAATTCTTCTTTGCTTTCCAAACAAGAG GTTTTACCAATATTCNCAAGGCTTGTTGGTCTTCCATTGGAAAAGTTTCAAAGAGCACTTGCTCacaagtaaaagaagaaatgaatGTGAAGTTgtagaaaagttgagtgagagAGTATGA
- the LOC106765723 gene encoding uncharacterized protein LOC106765723: MDAPSVHYSFRMEELQIINNKDKRGIAKSRNGGGSWLFPVVEFAIWATGVAVVERTRRSYGDHCGSKKEALRWHCLHLRRLQALPTVNLRVAPSPWQKISRFLRHSPGNSGTCDDEHNYPNPKGSFGNYKHVKQSYKIQPNPFHFVVKIHLTIRSTGSKQLPITWCWRSEERKGKIIEDPVTAIYDMILKRVRLGEELKKRETREHSLQKKVLHLEVRTWIRRFITITFSITYLQSYADFNFDTEDGDKVLPGFLDSIIGIH; encoded by the exons atggaTGCTCCTTCTGTTCACTATTCCTTCAGAATGGAAGAGCTTCAAATTATAA ATAACAAGGACAAG CGGGGGATAGCGAAATCACGCAATGGTGGTGGCTCGTGGCTATTTCCGGTGGTGGAATTCGCGATTTGGGCGACAGGTGTAGCGGTGGTGGAGCGAACTCGACGGAGTTATGGCGACCATTGCGGGTCGAAGAAGGAGGCGTTGCGTTGGCACTGTCTACACTTGCGACGACTCCAGGCGCTACCGACAGTGAACTTGAGAGTTGCTCCATCTCCCTGGCAGAAAATTTCACGGTTTCTCCGACATTCGCCGGGAAATTCAG GGACTTGTGATGATGAACACAACTACCCCAATCCTAAAGGAAGCTTTGGGAATTACAAACATGTAAAACAAAGTTATAAGATCCAACCAAATCCATTCCACTTTGTTGTGAAGATTCATCTCACAATAAGGAGCACTGGATCAAAACAGCTGCCGATT ACTTGGTGTTGGAGATCtgaagagagaaagggaaaaataattgaagatcCAGTAACAGCaatatatgatatgatattgAAAAGAGTACGTTTGGGAgaagaattaaaaaagagaG AAACCAGAGAACACTCCCTCCAAAAAAAAGTGCTTCATCTGGAAGTAAG aACTTGGATTCGAAGATTCATCACAATAACCTTCTCAATAACATACTTGCAAAG TTATGCAGACTTTAATTTTGATACCGAGGATGGAGACAAGGTATTACCAGGTTTCCTTGATTCAATAATTGGAATTCATTGA